Proteins encoded by one window of Xylella fastidiosa:
- the uvrC gene encoding excinuclease ABC subunit UvrC, with amino-acid sequence MTDNAPITFDGKRFAAHLSTAPGVYRMYAADDTLLYVGKAGALRKRVASYFNGTPKNTRLTAMLAQVVRMDVTITRNEAEALLLENQLIKSLTPRYNVLLRDDKSYPYVLLTREAWPRIALHRGPQIVPGRYFGPYPGVTAVRDMLNLIHKLFKLRSCEDSVFRNRSRPCLQYQIGRCSAPCVNVVTHDNYTEAVHRVTLFLEGKSDLLAEELIQAMQVASEHLEFEQAARLRDLLTSLRSMQNRQYVDGRAADLDVLACAALSGHACVLLLSFRDGRNLGTRMFFPKTNGEERTAEILSAFVSQYYAEYPPPPEILLDQEIPDHTLLEAAFSRSSAHKISLRWNVRGERAGYVELAVRNAQVALSTELTSQRAQRVRSEAVRQLLGLEGPIKRVECFDISHTMGEATVASCVVFDAVGPVRSQYRRYNITGITPGDDYAAMRQAIERRFRRAVEEDKQGERPDVLFIDGGAGQLAQAKMALNAVGVESVLLVGVSKGEERRAGHETLIMLDGQELHPGAASPALQFIQQVRDEAHRFAITGHRARRQKTRMTSKLEDIPGIGSRRRANLLKHFGGLAGVKAAGQTEIARVEGISTALAAKIYASLHGLSKNDAANASRVS; translated from the coding sequence ATGACGGATAACGCACCAATCACATTTGATGGAAAAAGGTTCGCCGCACATCTGAGTACGGCGCCTGGCGTCTATCGTATGTACGCTGCTGACGACACGTTGTTATACGTTGGCAAAGCAGGGGCGCTGCGCAAACGCGTTGCCAGCTATTTCAATGGCACTCCAAAAAATACCCGGCTGACCGCCATGCTCGCCCAGGTGGTACGCATGGACGTCACCATCACGCGCAACGAAGCCGAAGCCCTGCTGCTGGAGAACCAGCTCATTAAATCACTGACTCCGCGCTATAACGTCTTGCTGCGAGACGACAAGAGTTATCCATACGTACTGCTGACACGTGAGGCATGGCCACGCATTGCACTACATCGCGGCCCACAGATCGTTCCAGGCCGCTACTTCGGCCCCTATCCTGGGGTGACCGCGGTACGCGACATGCTGAATCTCATACACAAACTATTCAAACTACGCAGTTGTGAAGACAGTGTGTTCCGCAACCGTTCGCGACCATGCCTGCAATATCAAATTGGACGTTGCAGTGCACCATGTGTCAACGTGGTCACACACGATAATTACACTGAGGCAGTACACCGTGTGACGCTGTTTCTTGAAGGGAAAAGCGATCTGCTTGCAGAAGAGTTGATACAAGCAATGCAAGTTGCCAGTGAACATCTGGAATTCGAGCAGGCCGCGCGGTTGCGCGACCTGCTCACCTCATTACGCAGCATGCAAAATCGGCAATACGTGGACGGACGCGCCGCAGATTTAGATGTGCTGGCCTGCGCGGCTCTATCCGGTCACGCCTGCGTACTGCTGCTCAGTTTCCGTGATGGCCGCAATCTTGGCACACGTATGTTCTTTCCCAAGACAAATGGTGAAGAACGCACCGCTGAGATACTCAGTGCCTTTGTCTCTCAATACTACGCGGAGTACCCACCTCCACCGGAGATCCTGCTGGACCAAGAAATCCCCGATCACACACTCCTGGAAGCCGCATTCAGTCGTTCCAGCGCACATAAAATCAGCCTACGCTGGAACGTCCGTGGTGAGCGTGCCGGTTACGTCGAGTTAGCCGTACGTAACGCTCAAGTAGCCTTATCCACCGAACTCACCAGCCAACGTGCCCAGCGGGTACGTAGTGAAGCAGTACGTCAACTGCTCGGTCTGGAGGGGCCGATTAAGCGTGTAGAATGCTTCGACATTAGTCACACGATGGGTGAGGCCACGGTTGCCTCCTGTGTGGTGTTTGATGCTGTTGGTCCGGTACGTTCCCAGTATCGGCGTTACAACATCACTGGCATTACCCCTGGTGACGACTATGCAGCAATGCGTCAGGCCATCGAGAGGCGCTTCCGCCGTGCGGTTGAAGAAGACAAACAGGGAGAACGACCGGACGTGCTATTCATTGACGGTGGTGCTGGCCAGTTGGCACAAGCCAAGATGGCACTCAACGCTGTTGGGGTGGAAAGCGTGCTGCTGGTCGGCGTGTCCAAGGGCGAAGAGCGCCGTGCAGGACACGAGACGCTGATTATGCTGGATGGACAGGAGCTGCATCCTGGAGCAGCTTCACCCGCGTTGCAGTTCATCCAGCAGGTGCGTGACGAGGCACACCGATTTGCAATCACTGGACACCGCGCACGTCGGCAAAAAACGCGGATGACCAGTAAATTAGAAGACATTCCTGGAATCGGCTCACGCCGCCGCGCCAATCTTCTCAAGCATTTTGGTGGACTGGCGGGAGTCAAAGCTGCTGGCCAAACCGAGATTGCCAGGGTGGAAGGCATCAGTACTGCGCTGGCAGCCAAGATTTACGCCAGCCTGCATGGACTATCGAAAAATGATGCAGCAAATGCGTCGAGGGTGTCATGA
- a CDS encoding lysozyme, with protein sequence MSPYTCPGGVLTIGYGETGKHVVPGLRLTNEQEADARLRARLAKEFEPAVRRHVKVTLAQHQFDALVSLSFNIGAGAFHRSTLLRKLNAGDVAGAAEQFHVWKWAGGSIQQSPPNQCDTWPQRRQRPRHRRHTPRPIPALCRFGVAAWSRPGALSRMNGRRRACKCRPLCE encoded by the coding sequence CTGAGTCCGTACACCTGTCCTGGTGGTGTGTTGACGATTGGCTATGGCGAGACGGGCAAGCACGTCGTACCAGGGTTGCGGCTTACCAATGAGCAGGAAGCAGATGCGCGGTTACGTGCACGCTTAGCGAAAGAATTTGAGCCAGCGGTACGGCGACATGTGAAGGTGACTTTGGCGCAACATCAATTTGATGCGTTGGTATCGCTGAGCTTCAACATTGGTGCGGGTGCGTTCCACCGCTCGACGCTGTTACGCAAGCTTAATGCCGGTGATGTGGCTGGTGCGGCGGAGCAGTTTCATGTGTGGAAATGGGCGGGGGGTAGTATCCAGCAATCGCCTCCAAATCAATGTGATACATGGCCGCAAAGGCGGCAAAGGCCCCGACACCGCCGCCATACCCCAAGGCCAATTCCTGCACTTTGCCGATTTGGCGTTGCTGCTTGGTCACGGCCTGGGGCGCTATCCCGAATGAATGGGCGTAGGCGCGCTTGTAAATGTCGTCCCCTTTGCGAATAG
- a CDS encoding DNA-methyltransferase has protein sequence MIVASSAAYRLHQGDALRLLCGIDSASVDAVITDPPYCSGAMRMADRFKPTKRKYINNGTKHVAPDFDCDFRDHRGFLAWSSQWLSECRRVTRPGGVLLVFTDWRMLPTLTDAVQSAGWAWQGIVVWDKTPACRPQLGRFRSQAEFIVWASCGLMNPKAHPVTPVGVFATGTAPREKRHQVGKPLALMEHLVKIVPPASTVLDPFAGSGTTGVAALRAGHRFIGMELSPWYCDVTKQRLADST, from the coding sequence ATGATTGTTGCGTCATCTGCTGCGTACAGGCTGCACCAAGGCGACGCACTGCGGCTGCTTTGCGGCATAGACAGCGCCAGCGTGGACGCGGTGATTACCGATCCGCCGTACTGTTCCGGTGCGATGCGGATGGCGGATCGCTTCAAGCCCACGAAAAGAAAATATATCAACAACGGCACGAAACACGTTGCCCCTGATTTTGATTGCGACTTCCGCGACCACCGAGGTTTTTTAGCGTGGTCCAGCCAATGGCTTTCAGAGTGTCGCCGCGTCACGCGCCCTGGTGGTGTGCTTTTAGTGTTTACTGATTGGCGGATGCTGCCAACGCTCACCGATGCCGTACAGAGTGCAGGCTGGGCGTGGCAGGGCATTGTGGTATGGGATAAGACGCCTGCATGTCGTCCCCAGCTAGGCCGGTTTCGCAGCCAAGCTGAATTTATCGTCTGGGCGTCCTGCGGCCTGATGAATCCCAAAGCGCATCCGGTCACGCCGGTAGGCGTTTTTGCTACCGGCACAGCCCCCCGCGAAAAGCGGCACCAAGTGGGGAAGCCGTTAGCGCTGATGGAGCATCTGGTAAAGATCGTCCCCCCTGCCTCTACGGTCCTTGATCCATTTGCAGGCAGCGGCACAACCGGCGTTGCCGCCTTGCGTGCTGGACATCGGTTTATTGGGATGGAGCTATCACCGTGGTACTGCGATGTAACGAAGCAGCGTTTAGCAGATAGCACGTAA
- the pgsA gene encoding CDP-diacylglycerol--glycerol-3-phosphate 3-phosphatidyltransferase: protein MKLTVPTWLTLLRIVMIPVLIVVFYLPYQWSNIVATGVFAIAAITDWLDGWIARRYAQHSLLGAFLDPVADKLMVAIALFLIVQGHPTPSMAFWAAVIVSREIAVSALREWMAEIGHRAKVRVAVLGKVKTTAQMIAVLCLLYSVTPEKKAIHQIWFGHLIFQVGYWTLLISALLTLWSGFQYLHAAWPSLRTGKPVVIKTHISKNRQN from the coding sequence ATGAAATTGACCGTCCCCACTTGGTTAACGCTGCTACGGATCGTGATGATCCCTGTGCTCATTGTGGTGTTCTATCTACCTTATCAATGGAGCAATATTGTCGCTACGGGAGTGTTTGCGATCGCTGCAATTACCGACTGGCTTGATGGATGGATCGCACGTCGTTACGCGCAACATTCGTTATTGGGTGCGTTTTTAGACCCAGTTGCGGACAAATTGATGGTGGCCATCGCATTATTTCTCATTGTGCAAGGTCACCCGACACCGTCGATGGCATTTTGGGCAGCAGTGATCGTTAGTCGTGAAATTGCAGTGTCAGCATTGCGTGAGTGGATGGCCGAAATTGGTCATCGTGCCAAGGTGCGTGTAGCTGTCCTTGGCAAAGTGAAGACGACGGCTCAAATGATTGCGGTACTGTGTCTGCTCTATTCGGTGACACCCGAGAAGAAGGCGATCCATCAAATATGGTTTGGCCACTTGATCTTCCAAGTCGGTTATTGGACATTGCTGATTTCCGCGTTACTGACACTGTGGTCTGGTTTCCAGTATTTGCACGCTGCCTGGCCTAGTTTACGTACCGGAAAACCTGTAGTGATTAAAACGCACATCAGCAAGAACCGACAAAATTAA